A single genomic interval of Flavobacterium sp. N2820 harbors:
- a CDS encoding DUF5686 and carboxypeptidase regulatory-like domain-containing protein produces the protein MKKTILAITLLFSIISFAQIRGTVKDSDGNPLPFVNIYIENTYIGTTTNELGKYEINTTEKNNVALIFQYLGYKTQKQILNISQFPYDFDVTLQEESYQLNDIIVTNTENPAYEIIRQAIVAKKKNAARTDKFEADFYSRGIFRAKDIPKKFMGVEIGDLDGNLDSTRSGIIYQSETVSKIKFEKPANLKEEIIASKVAGDDNGFSYNTALNTNYDFYENYVDFGINMISPIADNTFNYYKFKLESTFYDDKNQLINKILVTPKRDKEPVFEGYIYIVEDSWAIYGIDLDIKGYRMQQPILETMKVNQNFSYNETTKIWAKNVQSLDFNAGIFGMKFTGKFTHVFSNYVFKDDFEKKTFGKEIVTFAENANKKETSFWTETRPVPLTEEEENNYVRKDSIQNVRKSQVYLDSIDAKSNTFKFFKIITGYTYKNSFKNWNFNYQGLTNLSSLSFNTVQGYNLDSGFSFRKWNEETGKFTSISSTFNYGFAEDRLRVKGNFYHRFNTINNAYINFSVGSTISQFNPNEPISNIVNSVATLFFKNNYMKLYNKEFAEISYGKEVTNGVFASGKVLYENRRALFNNTDYTLIKNDDLYFSNDPLQPNNYTSVPFEKHQIMKASLGTRIRFGQKYISRPNGKINIQNDDYPILSFYYEKAFGASNSNYHYDLISGTVDYNKTIGNKGDFGLRFKAGKFFNADAISFVDYKHFNGNQTHVNLFNNSLNSFNLLPYYTHSTNDAYLETHIEHNFKGYIMNKIPLLNKLQWNLIGGFHQLNIPNMKPYQEFTVGFDNIGWGKFRFLRIDYVRSYQDGFQGDGIMFGLKF, from the coding sequence ATGAAAAAAACTATACTTGCAATCACACTTCTTTTTTCAATTATTTCTTTTGCTCAAATTAGAGGAACTGTCAAAGATTCCGATGGAAATCCACTTCCTTTTGTAAATATTTATATTGAAAACACCTATATTGGAACCACCACAAATGAACTAGGTAAATATGAAATCAATACTACCGAAAAAAACAATGTTGCGTTGATATTTCAATATTTAGGGTATAAAACACAAAAACAAATACTAAATATTTCGCAATTTCCATATGATTTTGATGTAACGCTTCAAGAAGAAAGTTATCAATTAAACGATATTATAGTTACAAATACGGAAAATCCAGCCTATGAAATTATTCGTCAAGCTATTGTTGCAAAAAAGAAAAATGCAGCACGAACAGACAAATTTGAAGCGGATTTCTATTCAAGAGGGATTTTTAGAGCAAAAGATATTCCGAAGAAATTTATGGGCGTTGAAATTGGCGATTTAGATGGTAATTTAGATTCAACCCGAAGTGGTATTATTTATCAATCGGAAACCGTTTCTAAAATTAAATTTGAAAAACCAGCTAATTTAAAAGAAGAAATTATCGCTTCAAAAGTTGCTGGCGACGATAACGGCTTTAGTTACAATACTGCTTTAAATACCAATTATGATTTTTATGAAAATTATGTCGATTTTGGCATTAACATGATCTCTCCAATAGCCGACAATACTTTTAATTACTATAAATTTAAGTTAGAGAGCACTTTTTATGACGATAAAAACCAATTAATCAACAAAATTTTGGTTACCCCAAAACGTGATAAAGAACCTGTATTTGAAGGATATATCTATATTGTTGAAGATTCGTGGGCTATTTACGGAATTGATTTAGACATCAAAGGGTATCGCATGCAACAACCCATTTTGGAAACCATGAAGGTCAATCAGAATTTTAGTTATAATGAAACCACTAAAATTTGGGCAAAAAACGTACAATCCTTAGACTTTAATGCTGGTATTTTTGGAATGAAATTTACGGGTAAGTTCACACATGTGTTTTCAAATTATGTGTTTAAAGATGATTTTGAGAAGAAAACCTTTGGTAAAGAAATAGTAACATTTGCCGAAAATGCCAATAAAAAAGAAACTTCGTTTTGGACCGAAACCAGACCAGTGCCTTTAACTGAAGAAGAAGAGAACAATTATGTGCGAAAAGATAGTATTCAAAACGTTCGAAAATCTCAAGTGTATTTAGATTCTATTGATGCCAAAAGTAATACGTTTAAATTCTTTAAAATCATCACGGGCTATACGTACAAAAACAGCTTTAAAAACTGGAATTTTAATTATCAAGGCTTGACCAATTTGAGTTCATTGAGTTTTAACACGGTACAAGGCTATAATTTGGACAGTGGTTTTTCATTTAGAAAATGGAACGAAGAAACCGGAAAATTCACTTCAATATCCTCTACATTTAATTATGGTTTTGCCGAAGATAGATTGCGTGTAAAAGGGAATTTTTATCATCGATTCAATACTATAAATAATGCTTACATTAATTTTTCAGTCGGAAGCACAATAAGTCAATTTAATCCAAACGAACCGATTAGTAACATTGTGAATTCGGTTGCCACTTTATTCTTTAAAAACAATTATATGAAATTGTACAACAAAGAATTTGCAGAAATTAGCTATGGAAAAGAAGTTACAAACGGCGTTTTTGCTTCAGGAAAAGTGTTGTATGAAAATCGCCGCGCTTTATTTAATAACACCGATTATACGTTAATTAAAAATGATGATTTGTATTTTTCGAATGATCCGTTACAACCTAACAATTATACTTCGGTTCCGTTTGAAAAGCATCAGATTATGAAAGCAAGTTTAGGAACGCGTATTCGCTTTGGTCAAAAATACATTTCGCGTCCAAATGGAAAAATCAACATTCAAAACGACGATTATCCAATTTTGAGTTTTTATTACGAAAAAGCTTTTGGTGCTTCAAACAGTAATTATCATTATGATTTAATCAGCGGAACAGTAGATTACAACAAAACAATTGGGAACAAAGGTGATTTTGGATTGCGTTTCAAAGCTGGAAAATTCTTTAATGCGGATGCTATTTCGTTTGTAGATTACAAACATTTTAACGGCAATCAAACCCATGTAAATTTATTTAACAATTCCTTGAACTCGTTTAATTTACTTCCTTATTATACACATTCTACAAACGATGCTTATTTGGAAACCCATATTGAGCATAATTTCAAAGGATATATCATGAATAAAATTCCATTATTGAACAAACTACAATGGAATTTAATTGGTGGTTTTCATCAGCTAAACATTCCAAACATGAAACCTTATCAAGAGTTCACCGTTGGGTTTGACAACATTGGTTGGGGAAAATTTCGTTTCTTGCGAATTGATTATGTGAGAAGCTACCAGGATGGTTTTCAAGGAGATGGAATCATGTTTGGTTTAAAATTTTAA
- the xerD gene encoding site-specific tyrosine recombinase XerD gives MSTWQSYIKEYQNYLRLERGLSKNTIENYTFDIEKLVLFLNEKEIKISPIHISEETVQQFIYEMATQINPRSQSRLISGLKSFFNYLIFEDYRKDTPLELIEVPKTGRKLPDTLSTEEIDALIEAIDLSTLEGERNKAMLETLYSCGLRVSELISLKISDLFFEEGFIKITGKGNKQRFVPVGKTTIKFITTYVNQIRVHIAVQKNFEDTLFLNRRGKQLTRAMIFTIIKNLASAINLNKTISPHTFRHSFATHLLENGADLRSIQLMLGHESITTTEVYMHLDRKFLAQVLNTYHPRK, from the coding sequence ATGAGTACATGGCAATCTTATATTAAAGAATATCAAAATTATTTGCGATTGGAACGTGGTCTTTCTAAAAATACCATTGAAAATTATACCTTTGATATTGAAAAATTGGTTTTGTTTTTGAACGAAAAGGAAATTAAAATTTCGCCTATTCACATTTCAGAAGAAACCGTGCAGCAATTTATATATGAAATGGCTACTCAAATTAATCCAAGAAGTCAATCGCGTTTAATTTCAGGTTTAAAAAGTTTTTTTAATTATCTCATTTTTGAAGATTATCGTAAAGACACTCCTTTGGAATTAATAGAAGTACCAAAAACTGGCAGGAAACTTCCCGATACACTTTCTACTGAAGAAATTGATGCTTTAATTGAGGCAATTGATTTATCTACATTAGAAGGTGAACGAAATAAAGCTATGTTAGAAACTTTATACAGTTGTGGATTGCGTGTTTCTGAATTAATTTCGCTCAAAATTTCTGATTTATTTTTTGAAGAAGGATTTATAAAAATTACCGGTAAAGGAAATAAACAACGTTTTGTTCCTGTAGGAAAAACAACAATTAAGTTTATCACGACTTATGTAAATCAAATTCGGGTTCACATTGCTGTACAGAAAAATTTTGAAGACACTTTGTTTTTAAATAGAAGAGGTAAGCAATTAACAAGAGCTATGATTTTTACAATTATAAAAAATTTAGCGAGTGCTATAAACTTAAACAAAACAATTAGCCCTCATACATTTAGACATTCATTCGCAACTCATTTGCTAGAAAACGGAGCAGATTTACGTTCGATTCAATTAATGTTAGGTCACGAATCTATTACAACAACTGAGGTTTACATGCATTTAGATAGAAAATTTTTGGCACAAGTTTTGAATACGTATCATCCCAGAAAATAA
- a CDS encoding DUF493 family protein translates to MDKKTEDFYIRLKEELSNSTLWPSEYLYKFIVPSDVHKIAKVEATFNDMGAVITTQQSKTGKFTSISISVTMPSAQSVIDKYIAVSDIEGIISL, encoded by the coding sequence ATGGATAAGAAAACCGAAGATTTTTACATTCGTTTAAAAGAAGAATTGTCAAACTCAACACTTTGGCCTTCAGAATATTTATATAAATTTATTGTACCTTCAGATGTGCATAAAATTGCTAAAGTGGAAGCTACATTTAACGATATGGGCGCTGTGATTACTACACAACAATCTAAAACAGGTAAATTTACAAGTATTTCGATAAGTGTAACGATGCCAAGTGCTCAAAGTGTTATTGATAAATATATTGCCGTTTCTGACATAGAAGGCATCATTTCATTATAA
- a CDS encoding porin family protein, giving the protein MKKVLFAAIAVMAFGVSNAQEMKFGVKAGYSTTNFTGDADGGDARGGFYVGGLVDFTVSEKFHVQPELMYSTEGASDDAGIDYLRLPIMAKYYVMEGLSLQAGPEIAFKIAAQEDLVDEATKSLDFGLGFGAGYELSNGLMFDARYNLGLANISDVDGFDFGNAGLQIGLGYRF; this is encoded by the coding sequence ATGAAAAAAGTTTTATTCGCTGCAATTGCAGTAATGGCATTCGGAGTATCAAATGCTCAAGAAATGAAATTTGGTGTAAAAGCTGGTTACAGTACAACAAATTTTACTGGAGATGCTGACGGTGGTGACGCTAGAGGTGGATTTTACGTTGGTGGTTTGGTAGATTTCACAGTATCTGAAAAATTCCATGTTCAACCTGAATTAATGTATTCTACAGAAGGTGCTAGTGATGATGCTGGTATTGATTATTTAAGATTACCAATCATGGCTAAGTATTATGTTATGGAAGGTTTATCTTTACAAGCAGGTCCAGAGATTGCATTCAAAATTGCTGCTCAAGAAGATCTTGTTGACGAAGCTACTAAATCTTTAGATTTTGGTTTAGGATTTGGAGCTGGTTATGAATTGTCAAATGGATTAATGTTTGACGCTCGTTACAACCTTGGTTTAGCTAATATTTCTGATGTTGATGGTTTTGATTTCGGAAATGCAGGTTTACAAATTGGTTTAGGATACAGATTCTAA
- a CDS encoding sensor histidine kinase produces the protein MIFTSKKPEDLNKLYESLIKQLPNIIFQIRVSPAKEIHLDFISKPIEFLYQFSIEEILEDSYNFAKYRIYESDLIVFKKTFTTAVETKTKWEVDFRFLLPDSSYKWLRIEATPKATENDETIFYGLLSDITTIKEQEIQLRVADERYHFAVQASDRGVWDWDMVTNKVYYSSESMKILGLTESDLVASPEEWDERVHPDDREEYYGNINLHFENKIPFYETCHRVMCNGSYKWILDRGKVIERDESGKPLRIAGTHTDISAQKEKEQELLKMLEIVNSQNNKLLNFAHIVSHNLRTHAGNIKSLLELYHDASFTFEETLNNIEIVSKELNDTIENLNDLVKVHTQTNKEFVSLQLSDYISRMLYILNEDINTKNILIENQVSEKVFVNCIPAYLESILLNLMTNAIKYSDDKKEIKISFKLSDVEDYHVLHVIDNGVGMDMERYGESIFGLYKTFHGHEDSRGVGLYITKNQIETMGGKIEVESKLDVGTTFKVYFKK, from the coding sequence ATGATTTTTACATCTAAAAAGCCTGAAGACTTAAATAAACTCTACGAAAGTTTAATCAAACAGCTTCCTAATATTATATTTCAAATACGCGTATCTCCTGCGAAGGAAATTCATTTGGATTTTATTAGTAAACCAATAGAGTTTTTATATCAATTCTCAATTGAAGAAATTTTAGAAGATTCATACAACTTCGCAAAGTATAGAATTTATGAAAGCGATTTGATCGTTTTTAAAAAAACCTTTACTACAGCTGTAGAAACCAAAACGAAATGGGAAGTAGATTTCCGTTTTCTTTTACCCGATAGTAGTTATAAATGGTTGCGCATTGAAGCCACACCAAAAGCGACCGAGAATGATGAAACTATTTTTTATGGATTACTATCCGATATCACAACCATAAAAGAGCAAGAAATTCAACTACGAGTGGCTGATGAACGCTATCACTTTGCTGTACAAGCTTCCGATAGAGGTGTTTGGGATTGGGATATGGTTACTAATAAAGTGTATTATTCCTCAGAATCAATGAAGATTTTAGGGTTAACCGAATCGGATTTAGTGGCATCACCAGAGGAGTGGGATGAACGTGTACACCCTGATGATAGAGAAGAATATTATGGAAATATCAATTTACATTTTGAAAATAAAATTCCGTTTTATGAAACATGTCATCGTGTAATGTGCAATGGAAGTTATAAATGGATTTTAGATAGAGGTAAAGTAATTGAACGCGACGAATCGGGCAAACCACTTCGTATCGCTGGAACTCATACTGATATTTCTGCTCAAAAGGAAAAAGAGCAAGAATTGTTGAAAATGCTAGAAATTGTAAATTCACAAAATAATAAGCTATTAAATTTTGCTCATATCGTTTCTCATAATTTGCGCACACATGCGGGAAATATTAAATCACTTTTAGAATTGTATCATGATGCTAGTTTTACTTTTGAAGAAACATTGAACAATATCGAAATTGTGTCAAAAGAATTGAATGATACAATTGAAAATTTGAATGACTTGGTAAAAGTCCATACGCAAACTAATAAAGAGTTTGTGTCACTTCAATTATCAGATTATATTTCTAGGATGTTGTATATTTTGAATGAAGATATCAATACTAAAAACATCTTGATCGAAAACCAAGTGAGTGAAAAGGTTTTTGTGAATTGTATTCCGGCTTATTTAGAAAGTATTTTATTGAATTTAATGACAAATGCAATAAAATATTCGGATGATAAAAAAGAGATTAAAATTTCGTTTAAATTATCAGATGTTGAAGATTATCATGTTTTACATGTTATAGATAATGGTGTTGGTATGGATATGGAACGTTATGGAGAATCAATATTTGGATTGTATAAAACTTTTCACGGACATGAAGATTCACGTGGAGTTGGTTTGTATATTACCAAAAATCAAATTGAAACAATGGGAGGGAAAATAGAAGTAGAAAGTAAATTAGATGTAGGAACTACTTTTAAAGTTTATTTTAAAAAATAA
- the aroQ gene encoding type II 3-dehydroquinate dehydratase, with protein sequence MKIIIINGPNLNLLGKREPEVYGNETFESYFEKLKTKFNRFDFTYFQSNIEGELIDKIQEVGFSYDGIILNAGAYTHTSIGIGDAIKAINTPVVEVHISNTFSRESFRHQSYISPAAKGVIIGFGLQSYDLALKAFE encoded by the coding sequence ATGAAAATTATTATTATTAATGGTCCAAACCTAAACTTATTAGGCAAACGCGAACCCGAAGTTTATGGAAACGAAACTTTTGAATCGTATTTTGAAAAGTTAAAAACAAAATTCAACCGGTTTGATTTCACCTATTTTCAAAGTAATATTGAAGGAGAGTTGATTGATAAAATTCAAGAAGTTGGTTTTTCATATGATGGTATTATTTTAAATGCTGGTGCTTACACACATACTTCAATTGGAATTGGAGATGCTATAAAAGCTATTAACACCCCAGTGGTTGAAGTACATATTTCAAATACTTTTTCACGTGAATCGTTTAGACATCAATCGTATATTTCTCCAGCTGCAAAAGGGGTAATTATTGGTTTTGGATTGCAGAGTTATGATTTAGCATTGAAAGCCTTTGAGTAA
- a CDS encoding GxxExxY protein — translation MENDKLTEQVIGLAIEVHRHLGPGLLESAYQECLYYELKKANLKVERELKLPIEYKEIKLDQGYRIDLLIENQLVIEIKTVETFTDVHKAQILTYMRLGNYKTGLLINFNTKLLSKGIKRFIL, via the coding sequence ATGGAAAATGATAAATTAACGGAACAAGTAATTGGTTTAGCTATTGAAGTTCATCGTCATTTGGGCCCAGGATTATTAGAATCTGCTTATCAAGAGTGCTTATATTATGAACTAAAGAAAGCTAATTTAAAAGTGGAAAGAGAATTAAAACTACCCATTGAATACAAAGAGATTAAATTAGATCAGGGTTATAGAATAGATTTATTAATTGAAAATCAATTGGTCATCGAAATAAAAACGGTTGAAACATTTACTGATGTCCATAAAGCTCAAATTCTAACCTATATGAGATTAGGAAACTATAAAACTGGCTTACTAATTAATTTTAATACCAAATTATTATCAAAAGGAATCAAACGATTCATATTATAA
- a CDS encoding porin family protein: MKKGIVLAVLLILGISTSQAQLLKFGVKGGLNFANYTGGDVDGFDFKSITSYHAGVVAEIKIFENFALQPELLYSTQGSELEGFGEQVKNELGYLSLPVLAKFYLTKDKLSLELGPQASVLVSERNEVDAGDSNTFDFAVAGGLSYKITNGLFVSGRYAAGLTEPKKDADVKNSVIQFSVGYMF, translated from the coding sequence ATGAAAAAAGGAATCGTATTAGCAGTACTTTTAATTCTAGGAATTAGTACTTCCCAAGCACAATTATTAAAGTTTGGTGTAAAAGGTGGTTTAAACTTTGCCAACTATACAGGAGGTGATGTTGATGGTTTTGATTTTAAATCAATAACAAGCTATCATGCTGGTGTTGTTGCCGAAATAAAAATCTTTGAAAACTTTGCCCTTCAACCTGAATTATTGTATTCAACTCAAGGATCAGAATTAGAAGGATTTGGTGAGCAAGTAAAAAATGAGTTAGGCTACTTATCATTACCTGTGCTAGCTAAATTTTACTTAACAAAAGATAAATTGAGTTTAGAACTTGGTCCACAAGCATCTGTTTTAGTAAGCGAACGCAACGAGGTTGATGCCGGAGACAGTAATACTTTTGACTTTGCTGTTGCTGGAGGATTAAGTTACAAAATTACAAATGGATTATTTGTTTCTGGAAGATATGCGGCAGGTTTAACTGAGCCTAAAAAAGATGCTGATGTTAAAAATTCTGTTATTCAATTTTCTGTTGGATACATGTTTTAA
- a CDS encoding DUF4290 domain-containing protein, translating into MQEEVSYLEYNSQRSHLIIPEYGRHLQKLIDQATAIEDREERNKAAKYIISVMGSLNPHLRDVLDFQHKLWDQLFIMSDFKLDVDSPYPIPSKDILTQKPDRLKYPQNFPKYRFYGNNIKYMIDVANSWEESELKNALVLVIANHMKKSYLSWNKDTVTDEIIFQHLLELSGGKLNLSKSNEELSNTHDLMKVNKKVSNKTQFSTNKPGIVKKTNNKGHLNKNNKNTFKKNS; encoded by the coding sequence ATGCAAGAAGAAGTAAGTTATTTAGAATATAATTCGCAACGCTCTCATTTAATTATTCCTGAGTATGGAAGACATTTGCAAAAATTAATCGACCAAGCTACAGCAATTGAGGATAGAGAAGAACGAAATAAAGCCGCAAAATACATCATTTCGGTAATGGGTTCTTTGAATCCACATTTGAGAGATGTGTTGGATTTTCAGCATAAACTGTGGGATCAGTTGTTCATTATGTCTGATTTTAAATTAGATGTAGATTCACCTTATCCTATTCCTTCAAAAGATATTTTAACGCAAAAACCAGATCGTTTAAAATACCCACAAAATTTTCCTAAGTACCGTTTTTATGGCAATAACATCAAATACATGATTGATGTGGCCAACAGCTGGGAAGAAAGCGAATTAAAAAATGCCTTGGTTTTAGTGATTGCCAATCACATGAAAAAAAGTTATTTGAGTTGGAATAAAGACACTGTAACGGATGAAATCATATTTCAGCATTTGTTAGAACTTTCGGGTGGAAAATTAAACCTTTCTAAATCAAACGAAGAGCTTTCAAACACGCACGATTTGATGAAAGTGAATAAAAAAGTGTCTAATAAAACACAATTCAGTACAAATAAACCTGGAATTGTTAAGAAAACGAACAACAAAGGGCACCTAAACAAAAACAATAAAAATACATTCAAAAAAAATAGTTAA
- a CDS encoding sulfite exporter TauE/SafE family protein: METYIIIFLCIASFIAGFIDAIVGGGGLIQTPAALILLPNVSVASIIGTLKIPGFSGTSMATYHYLKSAKVNGKLFLVMAIVSFGFAYLGSSLLNIMQNDFMKPLLFVVLILLLLYTYFKKDFGQFQVDKLSKKQTYIYGSIICVFLGFYDGFIGPGTGSLLIMAFIAVLGFDFLKANIYAKLVNLATNIGSITLFVLKGKIIWAVAIPMAICNVTGSWLGARLAISKGNGFIRVFFLIVVGLALIRFGYDVFLK; the protein is encoded by the coding sequence ATGGAAACCTACATCATCATTTTTCTCTGCATTGCATCCTTCATAGCTGGTTTCATAGATGCTATTGTAGGTGGCGGTGGCTTAATTCAAACACCAGCCGCTTTAATTTTATTGCCTAATGTATCTGTTGCATCCATTATTGGAACATTAAAAATCCCAGGTTTTAGTGGCACAAGTATGGCAACCTATCACTATCTGAAATCGGCAAAAGTGAATGGGAAGTTATTCTTAGTAATGGCAATTGTTTCTTTTGGATTTGCTTATTTGGGTTCAAGTTTACTCAACATAATGCAAAACGATTTCATGAAACCCTTACTTTTTGTGGTTTTAATTTTACTCTTGCTGTATACCTATTTCAAAAAAGATTTCGGACAATTTCAAGTAGATAAATTGTCAAAAAAGCAAACCTATATTTACGGAAGTATCATTTGTGTGTTCTTAGGTTTTTACGATGGATTCATTGGTCCAGGAACCGGAAGTTTATTAATCATGGCGTTTATAGCGGTTTTAGGGTTCGATTTTTTAAAAGCCAATATTTATGCAAAATTAGTCAATTTGGCTACCAACATTGGTTCCATCACTTTATTTGTCTTAAAGGGAAAAATCATTTGGGCAGTTGCTATTCCTATGGCAATATGCAATGTTACCGGTTCGTGGTTAGGCGCTCGATTAGCCATTTCAAAAGGCAACGGATTTATCCGTGTTTTCTTTTTAATTGTGGTAGGATTGGCGTTAATCCGATTTGGATATGATGTGTTTTTGAAATAA
- a CDS encoding porin family protein — translation MKKTILVAVALLGFGISFAQEEVKSVADVKFGVKGGMNLANIVGDDAGDANNYVGFNAGFFVEIPITNKLTFQPELIYSAQGSKSEGTVNVEGTLINFDATLKLNYINVPMMFKYQVVNKFSLEAGPYVGFLTSADMKVKASGFGSDTVDMKDELKSTDFGLGLGMNYEFSDVIFANARYQAGLTEIGDSEGGSNDIKNSVFQIGLGFRF, via the coding sequence ATGAAAAAAACAATTTTAGTTGCAGTTGCACTTTTAGGTTTTGGAATTTCTTTTGCACAAGAAGAGGTAAAATCAGTTGCTGATGTTAAGTTTGGTGTTAAAGGAGGAATGAACTTAGCAAATATCGTTGGTGATGATGCTGGCGATGCTAATAATTATGTTGGTTTTAATGCCGGTTTCTTTGTTGAAATTCCAATTACTAATAAATTAACATTCCAACCTGAACTAATTTATTCAGCTCAAGGTTCAAAATCTGAAGGAACAGTTAATGTAGAAGGTACATTAATAAATTTTGATGCTACATTAAAATTAAATTATATCAACGTTCCTATGATGTTCAAATACCAAGTGGTTAATAAATTTTCATTAGAAGCGGGTCCTTATGTTGGTTTTTTAACCAGTGCTGATATGAAAGTAAAAGCTTCAGGATTTGGTTCTGATACAGTTGATATGAAAGATGAATTAAAATCAACAGATTTTGGTTTAGGATTAGGAATGAACTATGAATTTTCGGATGTTATTTTTGCAAATGCTAGATACCAAGCAGGTCTAACAGAAATTGGTGACTCTGAAGGTGGAAGCAATGATATTAAAAATTCTGTTTTCCAAATTGGTTTAGGTTTTAGATTCTAA
- the murA gene encoding UDP-N-acetylglucosamine 1-carboxyvinyltransferase, protein MGTFKIEGGKSLKGEITPQGAKNEALQVLCPVLLTSEKVRVTNIPDIIDVNKLITLLGNLGVKIQKNGPGDYTFQADEVNVNYLKTEAFKKEGGSLRGSIMIVGPLLARFGCGYIPKPGGDKIGRRRLDTHFEGFINLGAKFRYEREDHFYGVEIDGKLQGAYMLLDEASVTGTANIVMAAVLAEGTTTIYNAACEPYLQQLCKMLNSMGAKISGVGSNMLTIEGVDSLGGCEHRILPDMVEIGSWIGLAAMTRSEITIKNVSWDNLGQIPNVFRKLGITLERKGDDIYIPAHKEGYEIKTDIDGSILTVADAPWPGFTPDLLSIVLVVCTQAKGDVLIHQKMFESRLFFVDKLIDMGAKIMLCDPHRAVVMGHNFQSQLKATTMSSPDIRAGISLLIAALTAKGTSTIQNIEQIDRGYERIDERLRAIGANIVRV, encoded by the coding sequence ATGGGAACATTTAAAATTGAAGGAGGAAAATCATTAAAAGGAGAAATTACACCACAAGGTGCAAAAAATGAGGCTTTACAAGTTTTATGTCCCGTTTTGTTAACTTCTGAAAAAGTAAGAGTTACCAATATTCCAGATATTATTGATGTCAATAAATTGATTACTCTTTTAGGCAATTTAGGGGTAAAAATTCAAAAAAATGGACCTGGTGATTATACATTTCAAGCCGATGAAGTCAACGTAAACTATCTAAAAACAGAAGCATTTAAAAAAGAAGGCGGAAGTTTAAGAGGTTCTATCATGATTGTTGGGCCACTTTTAGCGCGTTTTGGTTGCGGGTATATCCCAAAACCAGGTGGCGATAAAATTGGTCGCCGTCGTTTAGATACACACTTTGAAGGGTTTATTAACCTTGGTGCAAAATTTAGATACGAAAGAGAAGACCATTTTTATGGTGTAGAAATCGACGGAAAATTACAAGGTGCTTACATGTTATTAGATGAAGCATCAGTAACAGGAACAGCAAATATTGTAATGGCTGCTGTTTTAGCAGAAGGAACAACTACTATTTATAACGCAGCGTGTGAGCCATACTTACAACAATTGTGTAAAATGTTGAACTCAATGGGAGCAAAAATCTCAGGAGTAGGTTCAAACATGTTAACGATTGAAGGTGTGGATAGCTTAGGCGGTTGCGAACACAGAATTTTACCAGACATGGTCGAAATCGGTTCGTGGATTGGTCTTGCAGCCATGACAAGAAGTGAAATTACAATTAAAAATGTAAGTTGGGATAACTTAGGACAAATTCCAAACGTATTTAGAAAACTAGGAATTACCTTAGAACGAAAAGGAGACGATATTTACATTCCTGCTCACAAAGAGGGCTACGAAATCAAAACCGATATTGATGGCTCTATCTTAACCGTTGCCGATGCGCCATGGCCAGGATTTACACCTGATTTATTGAGCATTGTTTTAGTAGTGTGTACACAAGCAAAAGGGGATGTGTTAATTCACCAGAAAATGTTTGAAAGTCGTTTATTCTTTGTGGATAAATTGATTGATATGGGAGCAAAAATTATGTTATGTGATCCGCACAGAGCGGTGGTTATGGGGCATAATTTCCAATCACAATTAAAAGCAACAACGATGAGTTCGCCAGATATTAGAGCCGGAATTTCATTATTAATTGCCGCTTTAACTGCAAAAGGAACGTCAACCATTCAAAATATCGAACAAATTGATAGAGGGTACGAGCGCATCGATGAAAGACTTCGTGCTATCGGAGCTAATATCGTGAGAGTATAA